The Acinetobacter shaoyimingii DNA segment ATTCGTTTAGTGATTAGCTTTGCGCCATTGGGTATTTTTGGTTTGGTTGCGGTGACTTTTGCTGAAGCAGGTATTGATACTTTAGCAAGTTATGGTCAGTTGCTCGCTGTTCTCATTGGAACAATGTTCTTTGTGGCATTGGTGATTAACCCTATTATGGTTGCGTTTGTCACACGTTCTAACCCATATCCATTGGTTCTAAAATGTTTACGTGAAAGTGGAATCACTGCATTCTTTACCCGTAGTTCAGCAGCCAATATTCCTGTGAACTTAGATTTGGCTAAACGTTTAGGTGTTGCTGAATCCACTGCCAGTGTTGCAATTCCTTTAGGTGCTGCAATCAATATGGCGGGTGCGTCTGTCACCATTACTATTTTGACCTTAGCAACTGTACACACTTTAGGTATTCATGTTGATTTAACCACGATGGTGATTTTATCTATTGTCGCAACTGTTTCTGCATGTGGTGCATCAGGTGTGGCAGGTGGGTCTTTACTCCTCATCCCTGTCGCTTGTGGTTTATTTAATATTTCAACTGATATTGCCATGCAAGTTGTTGCCATTGGTATGGTGATCAGTGTGTTGCAAGATTCAACTGAAACTGCGCTGAATTCATCCACTGACGTTTTATTTACTGTAGCGGTTGATCGCGCACCATCAAAATAATATATTGAAATGTAATCATCTTTCTTATATGAAGATATGCCATTTCAAATCCTTCCAAAATGGGTACAATTCGGAGCATTCGTGCTCGCAATGAATGCGGGCATGATTAATGTTTTAGGGCTAATTTGCCTGCTTCATCAATCTGTCTCGCATATGACAGGCAATGCCAGCCTAATGGCCATCAGCCTTGTTGATGACGACTACGCATCATTTTTTTTCCTCATATTTGTCATTATTAGTTATGTTCTAGGTTCAAGCTTGAGTGGTTTGATTTTGGGGAATAGCCAATTCAAACTCGGACGACGTTACGGATTTCCGCTCAGTTTAGTCACGCTCTTTATTTTAATATGTTGTTTTTTAATCGATGATTTCCCTCGTTATGCATTACTTTGGGCATGTGCATCTATGGGCGTGCAAAATGCGATGGTCAGTCATTATCAAGGTGCAATTATTCGTACAACGCATTTATCGGGCGTATTGACCGACTTAGGTTTGGCTTTAGGGTATTTTATTCGTGGTTTAAAACCTGAAAAAAAGAAAACAATTTTGCATTTACTGATTTTATTTGGTTTTATTAGCGGTAGCATTGTTGCAGCCTTTGCCTATCCTTATTTACAATTGCAGTCTTTCCTTCTTCCTGCGGGCTTAAGTCTTAGTTTAAGTCTTTCTTATTGGATCATCTATTTTCGATATTCTTACTTGGTTAAGTAATGGTGGTTATTTCTCATGGTTAAAAATGCATTACAGGCTCAATTGCTCAAAGCCGGTTTGGTCGATAATAAAAAAGCAAAAAAGCTTTCTAAACAGGCTGTACATGAACAACGTACAGGTCAAAGCAATGACGCTGAATTGAAAGCGAAAATTGAAAAAGATCTGCAAGAAAAACTTGCGAAGGATCAAGCTTTAAATTTGGAAAAGAAACGTCAGCTTGAAGAGAAAACGCTACAAGCATCCGTCATTCAAATGATTAGTCATCATAAAATCAAAGATACAGATGGTGAACTGACCTATCAATTTATTGATGAAAATAAAATTAAGAAAGTTTATATCAATCAACAAATTTACAATGCTTTGGTGTCTGGAAGTCTATTGGTTGCTAAAGATCAAGGTGGCTATGCATTTTTACCGAAAGCCTTGGCAGATCGTATTAATGAAAAAATGGAAGGCTTTATTTTAGTCAATAATGCTGAAAATAAAGAAGCTGTAACCGATGAAGAAGATCCGTATGCAGCTTATGTCATTCCAGATGATTTGATGTGGTAATGCATAGACTTTTGCGACAACATAAAATATATCAATAATATTGGTTTAACTTTGTTTCAACGTCATTGATCTATATAAGGTCAATCAAATTCAAATTTGATTAACCTTATAACTTTGTAATTGGTTGTAATAGAATAAATTATGATCAGCTAAAAGTTAAAACTGATACGTCAATCCAACAATGCCCAGATTACGTTGTTTGTCATCGTAACGATCATACCCCCCAAAAATATACTCACCCGATACTTTGAAATTTTTATAAAACTCATAATTCAAACCAAGCGAAGCATAACGAAATGCCAAATTTTTCTCTGTATTGCCCAATTCTTTACCTTCATACTTACCATGATCTTGAAAATAACTGGCAGTAGTTTTCACTCTTGCTTGTAATCGATCATTGAGTTGATGGTCTAACTGCAAGGTCATAAATGTATCCCCTTGATTGGCATAGGCTACGTCGTAAAGATAAGTGGACACTGAAGTAGTAAGCTGTGTTTTATCAGTTAAATCACGGTTGAGGGTCAACCCAAGTTCATTACTGGTGGTATGTTTACCTCCAGAATAATAATACGTTGCTGACCAAACATTCCAATTCCAGTCACCAAATTTTTTGTTATACCCTAAGATAAAATCATGCTCAAATTGGTCTTTACGTTTGCGCTTGTGGCCTTCGAATTCTGGAAATGAATAATCTAAGGTCGACCCCCAATATCCAATATAAAAGTTTTCATAACCTGCGTTTAGAGTCAATTGAACAGCAAGATTATCGTCTTCTGGATTATTGGTTAAACCACGAGAGATATATTTTGAGACCAGATCAATTTGACCTGAAACATTGATTTTTTTGTCTTCTTCTGCATATGCGGGCGCACCAAAAATGCAAAACAAAATAGGTGTAATACGTTGTATGCGCTTATCTAAAATTTTCATATTTTTATTCATATTTAAATGATAAGTCAGTGACTTAATTAAAATGCAGGAATTAAATAATATATTTAAGTTTGATATTGAGTTCTGTCGAATTAACAGAACTCAACATAGGAACAACATTTTACGCACGATAAAATGGTGCAGTTGACGGTGGAAGCGGTTGCTTTTCTCGAATATGATCGGCGAGTTTTTCTGCAATCATAATGGTGGTGGCATTTAAATTACCCGTAATAATGAGTGGCATAATTGAGGCATCAATCACACGCAGATGTTTTACCCCATGTACGCGTCCATAACCATCCACTACAGCCATGTCATCCTCACCCATTTTACAACTACATGATGGATGATAAGCCGTCTCTGCATGTTGGCGTACAAACTCATCAAGCTCTGCATCGGTTTGTACACGGCTACTTGGGCTAATTTCATCTCCACGATAAGGATCTAGCGCAGGTTGCTGCATAATGTCACGTGTAATTCGAATCGCATCACGAAACTCTCGCCAATCCTGATCCGTACTCATGTAATTGAACAAAATACTCGGATGTTCAAATGGATCTTTAGATTTAAGTTTAACTCGACCACGGGATGGTGAGCGCATGGATCCGACATGGGCCTGAAAACCATGCTCTTTAATGGCATTGGTTCCATTGTAATTGATGGCAATTGGGAGAAAATGATACTGAATATTCGGCCATGCAAATTCATCGGATGAACGAATAAAACCACCTGCTTCAAATTGGTTACTCGCACCAATACCCTGACCTAAAAACAACCATTCTGCGCCAATTTTCGGCTGGTTGTACCATTTTAATGCAGGATACAAACTTACAGGTTTTTTACAATGATACTGCAAATACATCTCTAAATGATCTTGCAGATTCTCTCCTACACCAGGCAAATCCTGTACGACTGGAATATCCAGAGATTGGAGTAAATTTTGTGCACCAACACCTGATCGCTGTAAAATCTGAGGGGAAGCAATTGCACCTGCACAAAGTAAAACTTCACGATACGCATAAACCTGAATTGGGTTTCGATCTTGACCTTGAAAATATTCAACTCCGACCGCCGTTTGTCCATCAAATAAAATACGATCTGTGGTGGCGTGAGTCACAATAGTTAAATTGTCACGACCTTTGGCCATATCTAAATAACCACGTGCAGTACTCGAACGACGACCTTGCGGTGTCACAGTTCGATCCATTGGGCCAAAACCTTCTTGTTGATAACCATTCAAATCATCAGTGCGTGGATAACCTGCTTGTACTCCAGCTTCAACCATGGCGTGAAACAGTTCATTATTGCCATTTTTAGGTGTAGCGACAGACACAGGCCCATTGTCACCATGATAATCATTGCCACCAATATCACGGGTTTCCGCTTTTTTGTAATATGGCAGACAGTCTGCATACGACCAATGTTCTAAGCCATTAAAACTTGCCCATTGTTCTAAATCCATGGCATTACCACGGATATAACACATGCCATTAATCAGCGATGATCCACCCAAACCTTTTCCTCGTCCACATTCCATCCGACGATTATTCATATACGGTTCAGGGTCAGTTAAATACGCCCAATTATAGCGACGACCTTGTAGTGGATATGCCAAAGCAGCTGGCATTTGCGTACGAAAATCGAGTCGATAATCTGGTCCACCTGCTTCCAGAAGTAACACTTTAATTTGTGGATCTTCAGTAAGTCTTGCAGCCAACACATTGCCTGCAGAACCTGCGCCAATAATGATGTAATCATAGTTCATACGATGCTCCTTATTGGCTAAAGACGGACTGGAATGGACTCAGCTCAACTTGAATCGATTTGGTTTGTGTATAGTGCTGCAAAGTAACTAAACCATTTTCACGACCTACGCCAGAATGTTTATAACCACCGACAGGCATTTCCGCAGGCGATTCACCCCACGTATTGATCCAGCAAATACCCGCCTGAATTTGATGAATGACACGATGCGCTGTTGCCAAATTAGGACTTACAACACCAGCAGCTAAGCCATAAACCGTTTTATTTGCACGTTCGATGACTTCTTGTTCAGTTTCATAGCCTAGGATGCTCATCACGGGACCAAAAATTTCTTCACGGACAATGGCCATATCATCATGACAGTCTGTAAATACTGTAGGTTGTACATAAGCACCATGAGCAAGATGCTCTTCTTGCGCACGACCACCACCAGACAGTAAACGAGCACCTTCTTGTTTACCTAACTCAATAAAATGAAGCACTTTTTCCATATGGGAAAAACTTGATACAGGGCCAAAGTTGGTTTTTGGATCAAGCGGATCACCCATATGGATATAAGGTATACGCGCTAATATTTTGGCTTCAAATTCAGCTTTTCGTTCATTGGGAATAAAAACTCGTGTGCCATTGGTACACACTTGGCCTGAACTGTAGAAGTTCGCCATCATAGCGATATCCGCCGCCAAATCGAGATCTGCATCTGGGCAAATGATCAGTGGCGATTTACCGCCAAGTTCCATCGTTACTTCTTTTAATGAAGACTCAGCTGCCTGCGACATGACTTTCTTCCCTGTCGCAATACCACCAGTGAAAGAAACCTTTGCAATATCTGGATGAGATGTTAAATAACCGCCGACTTTACCATCACCTGTCACGACATTAAAAACGCCATCTGGAACACCCGCTTCGGTATAAATTTCTGCCAATTTAAGCGCAGTTAATGGGGTAATTTCACTGGCTTTAAAGACCATGGCATTGCCAGCGGCCAAAGCGGGGGCAGACTTCCAAAGTGCAATTTGAATCGGATAATTCCAAGCGCCAATGCCTGCGACCACACCCAAAGGTTCACGACGTGTGTACACAAAAGACGTTTCACGTAACGGAATTTGTTGACCTTCGAGCACTGGTAATATGCCTGCATAATATTCAAGTACATCTGCACCTGTAACAATATCAACAGTAGATGTTTCAGAATAAGCTTTGCCACTGTCCAAAGACTCGAGCTTCGCAAGCTCATCATTGCGTTCGCGTAAAATGGCAACGGCTTTATTTAAAATACGCGAGCGTTGAATCGCCGTCATGGCCGCCCAAATTTTTTGACCTTGTTGTGCTGAAATTACAGCACGATCAATATCATGTTCAGCACAGCTTTGTAGTTCAGCTAAAACCTCACCTGTCGCAGGATTAATGGTTTGAAAAGTGCTATTGGATGTAGCATCGACGTATTGACCATGAATATAAGGTCTTAATAAGTTAGAAGTAGTCAATGTTTTTCCCTCGCATAATTTGTTTTATTCGAATTGATTCCGAATGAATTGTTGGCAAATTTCAATCGGAATAGACAGATTCATTTCTTCATTCATCAAAGCGCCTCTTAACCAAAAGCCATCAATCAAAGCCGCTAAACCTTGTGCTGCTTTTTCTGCACGCTTTGCATCAAATACCTTTAAAAATTCAAATTTAATATTGGAATGCAAACGATGATGATTAATCTGTTGTAAACGATGTAATTCAGGTTGATGTAAACTATTGGCCCAAAAAGCCAGCCATACTTTCATAGCCGCCTGATTTGTCTGAGACGCTGCAAAATTTGCTTGCACAATCGCCATCAGTCTTTGTTCAGGATCATTACCAACTTCAGCTTGTTTATCTGTCAGGGATTGAGCTAACTGTTGAAGCAAATAACGCATGGTCGCTTCAATTAAGCCATTTTTACCTTTGAAATAATGGCTAATAATCCCTGTCGAAACCCCTGCTCTTTGTGCAATTTGTTGAATCGATGTTTCGGCAAAACCCAACTCATTAACTGCAGAAAGCGTCGCCTCAATTAACTGTTGACGTCGGATTGGTTGCATACCCACTTTTGGCATAACTACACCTGAAAGAACCTGAAACAAAAAACATCGTGTGATCTACATCCTTCAGATGTAGATTAAAATTTGGTTAACATTTAACAAACGTTTTTTTAATTGAACGTTCAATTAACAAAAATTATAGTACTAGTTCATCCTTGATGTACAGCGCAGTTTGTTTTGGATTTGCAATTGTTTGTAATAAGCTTTGTTTTAATAATCAGCAAAGCCATATTTGTCTAATCAGTGTCATATCGAATCACACTGCGCTGTAGATCACTCTTTCTAAAAATGAAAATGGTGTTCGCATATGGATAAAAAAATTGAACAACAAAAAGATAGTTTGAATCATGTGGTCTTTTATTTTTCCGCCACATTAATTTTACTTTTTTCAATAGTCACTATTTTATTTAATGAACAATCGAATCAAGTGATTGTTACGATCTTGAATTGGGTCAGCTCAACTTTCAGTTGGTATTACTTGCTGGCTGCAACTTTGTATTTTGTCTTTATTGTTTTTATTGCTTGTTCTCGTTATGGCGAAATTAAATTAGGTCCTAAACATTCTAAACCTGAATTCAGTCTGCTCAGTTGGTCAGCTATGCTGTTTTCTGCAGGCATTGGCATCGACTTAATGTTTTTCTCGGTCGCCGAACCTTTGTCACACTATATGGCACCTCCTGTCGGTGATGCTCAAACCTTTGAGGCTGCTCGTCAATCTATGGTGTGGACGCTATTCCATTACGGATTAACAGGTTGGAGTATGTATGCCTTGATTGGCGTCGCTTTAGGGTATTTTAGTTATCGCTATAACTTGCCTCTAACCATCCGTTCTGCACTTTATCCGATTTTTGGTAAAAAGATTGACGGTCCGATTGGACATACAGTCGATACAGCTGCTGTTCTCGGTACAATTTTTGGTATTGCTACAACCTGTGGTATTGGGGTTGTACAGCTGAATTATGGCTTACATGTCCTATTCGACTTACCTGAAAATTTATGGATCCAAGCGGCTTTAATTGCTGTAGCCGTCGTGATTACAGTGATTTCAGTCACTGCAGGTGTCAATAAAGGTATTCGGGTACTTTCTGAGATTAATATTTATGTTTCGATAGCACTGTTACTGTTTATTTTATTGGTTGGAAATACTGAATTTTTACTGGCCGCTTTAATACAAAATTTTGGTGATTATATTAGTCAATTTCCAAAGTTATCGCTCACCAGTTTTCCATTTGAACAACCCAAAGAATGGATGAACAGTTGGACACTTTTCTTCTGGGCATGGTGGATTGCTTGGTCGCCATTTGTCGGCTTATTCCTTGCGCGTATCTCTCGAGGTCGTACTATTCGTGAATTTGTAGCAGGCACATTGATTATTCCACTGTTATTTACTTTAACTTGGTTGTCTATATTTGGAAATAGTGCTTTATACAGTGTGATTTTTGAAGGCAATACTGCACTTGCTGACACCGTGATGCATAACCCAGCCCATGGTTTTTACGATCTGCTTGCACAATATCCAGGTTTTAGCTTCGTTGCAGGCGTTGCCACTATTACAGGGCTGTTGTTCTATGTGACTTCTGCGGATTCTGGTGCATTGGTTTTAGGTAATTTCACCACCAAATTCAGCAATATTGAACACGACTCCCCGCGTTGGCTCAGTGTTTTTTGGGCAATTGCAATTGGTTTACTCACCCTTGCAATGCTCATGGCCAATGGTGTTACAGCACTACAAAACACCACCATTATTATGGGATTACCTTTTAGTTTTGTGATTTTCTTTGTCATGGCTGGCTTATTTAAATCGCTTCGACTTGAAGATTTCAGACAAGCCAGTACCAGTTTAAATGCTGCACCTGTGGTAGGTAATGTGGATATTCTCAACTGGAAAAATCGACTCAGTCGCGTGATGTTGCATCCAAGTCTTGCACAAACTAGAAAAATGCTGAATGAAGTGTGTAAACCAGCAATGCAGGAAGTTGCGGAGGAGCTTAATCGTAAAGGTATTATTGTCGCTGTTAATGAAAGAGAACTAGATGATGACGATCATGGACTTTACCATCTCGATTTACAGATTGATTTAGGCGAAGAAGAAAACTTTGTCTATGCCATTTGGCCAGTTCGT contains these protein-coding regions:
- the betI gene encoding transcriptional regulator BetI gives rise to the protein MPKVGMQPIRRQQLIEATLSAVNELGFAETSIQQIAQRAGVSTGIISHYFKGKNGLIEATMRYLLQQLAQSLTDKQAEVGNDPEQRLMAIVQANFAASQTNQAAMKVWLAFWANSLHQPELHRLQQINHHRLHSNIKFEFLKVFDAKRAEKAAQGLAALIDGFWLRGALMNEEMNLSIPIEICQQFIRNQFE
- a CDS encoding DUF2058 domain-containing protein — translated: MVKNALQAQLLKAGLVDNKKAKKLSKQAVHEQRTGQSNDAELKAKIEKDLQEKLAKDQALNLEKKRQLEEKTLQASVIQMISHHKIKDTDGELTYQFIDENKIKKVYINQQIYNALVSGSLLVAKDQGGYAFLPKALADRINEKMEGFILVNNAENKEAVTDEEDPYAAYVIPDDLMW
- the sstT gene encoding serine/threonine transporter SstT encodes the protein MFAALARLSLVTRIIIAIILGVAVAIFFPNVAPYLSLLGDLFIKALKSVAPILVFVLVLSSIANFKVGGGHDSKIKPIIMMYAVGMFLSAMTAVFASQIFPSTLFLDVPHQAAVQPPGSLAEILKNLLLSFVANPIVAISEANFIGILAWAVTLGIAFRHASDTSKVFLTDTAEAVNKVIRLVISFAPLGIFGLVAVTFAEAGIDTLASYGQLLAVLIGTMFFVALVINPIMVAFVTRSNPYPLVLKCLRESGITAFFTRSSAANIPVNLDLAKRLGVAESTASVAIPLGAAINMAGASVTITILTLATVHTLGIHVDLTTMVILSIVATVSACGASGVAGGSLLLIPVACGLFNISTDIAMQVVAIGMVISVLQDSTETALNSSTDVLFTVAVDRAPSK
- the betA gene encoding choline dehydrogenase is translated as MNYDYIIIGAGSAGNVLAARLTEDPQIKVLLLEAGGPDYRLDFRTQMPAALAYPLQGRRYNWAYLTDPEPYMNNRRMECGRGKGLGGSSLINGMCYIRGNAMDLEQWASFNGLEHWSYADCLPYYKKAETRDIGGNDYHGDNGPVSVATPKNGNNELFHAMVEAGVQAGYPRTDDLNGYQQEGFGPMDRTVTPQGRRSSTARGYLDMAKGRDNLTIVTHATTDRILFDGQTAVGVEYFQGQDRNPIQVYAYREVLLCAGAIASPQILQRSGVGAQNLLQSLDIPVVQDLPGVGENLQDHLEMYLQYHCKKPVSLYPALKWYNQPKIGAEWLFLGQGIGASNQFEAGGFIRSSDEFAWPNIQYHFLPIAINYNGTNAIKEHGFQAHVGSMRSPSRGRVKLKSKDPFEHPSILFNYMSTDQDWREFRDAIRITRDIMQQPALDPYRGDEISPSSRVQTDAELDEFVRQHAETAYHPSCSCKMGEDDMAVVDGYGRVHGVKHLRVIDASIMPLIITGNLNATTIMIAEKLADHIREKQPLPPSTAPFYRA
- a CDS encoding choline transporter, which codes for MDKKIEQQKDSLNHVVFYFSATLILLFSIVTILFNEQSNQVIVTILNWVSSTFSWYYLLAATLYFVFIVFIACSRYGEIKLGPKHSKPEFSLLSWSAMLFSAGIGIDLMFFSVAEPLSHYMAPPVGDAQTFEAARQSMVWTLFHYGLTGWSMYALIGVALGYFSYRYNLPLTIRSALYPIFGKKIDGPIGHTVDTAAVLGTIFGIATTCGIGVVQLNYGLHVLFDLPENLWIQAALIAVAVVITVISVTAGVNKGIRVLSEINIYVSIALLLFILLVGNTEFLLAALIQNFGDYISQFPKLSLTSFPFEQPKEWMNSWTLFFWAWWIAWSPFVGLFLARISRGRTIREFVAGTLIIPLLFTLTWLSIFGNSALYSVIFEGNTALADTVMHNPAHGFYDLLAQYPGFSFVAGVATITGLLFYVTSADSGALVLGNFTTKFSNIEHDSPRWLSVFWAIAIGLLTLAMLMANGVTALQNTTIIMGLPFSFVIFFVMAGLFKSLRLEDFRQASTSLNAAPVVGNVDILNWKNRLSRVMLHPSLAQTRKMLNEVCKPAMQEVAEELNRKGIIVAVNERELDDDDHGLYHLDLQIDLGEEENFVYAIWPVRYAMPQFSTRGKSAKRHYYRLESYLFEGSQGNDLVGYSKEQVINDILDKYERHMMYLHINRISPGKRPLFPDREN
- a CDS encoding TorF family putative porin, with product MKILDKRIQRITPILFCIFGAPAYAEEDKKINVSGQIDLVSKYISRGLTNNPEDDNLAVQLTLNAGYENFYIGYWGSTLDYSFPEFEGHKRKRKDQFEHDFILGYNKKFGDWNWNVWSATYYYSGGKHTTSNELGLTLNRDLTDKTQLTTSVSTYLYDVAYANQGDTFMTLQLDHQLNDRLQARVKTTASYFQDHGKYEGKELGNTEKNLAFRYASLGLNYEFYKNFKVSGEYIFGGYDRYDDKQRNLGIVGLTYQF
- a CDS encoding YoaK family protein encodes the protein MPFQILPKWVQFGAFVLAMNAGMINVLGLICLLHQSVSHMTGNASLMAISLVDDDYASFFFLIFVIISYVLGSSLSGLILGNSQFKLGRRYGFPLSLVTLFILICCFLIDDFPRYALLWACASMGVQNAMVSHYQGAIIRTTHLSGVLTDLGLALGYFIRGLKPEKKKTILHLLILFGFISGSIVAAFAYPYLQLQSFLLPAGLSLSLSLSYWIIYFRYSYLVK
- the betB gene encoding betaine-aldehyde dehydrogenase — its product is MTTSNLLRPYIHGQYVDATSNSTFQTINPATGEVLAELQSCAEHDIDRAVISAQQGQKIWAAMTAIQRSRILNKAVAILRERNDELAKLESLDSGKAYSETSTVDIVTGADVLEYYAGILPVLEGQQIPLRETSFVYTRREPLGVVAGIGAWNYPIQIALWKSAPALAAGNAMVFKASEITPLTALKLAEIYTEAGVPDGVFNVVTGDGKVGGYLTSHPDIAKVSFTGGIATGKKVMSQAAESSLKEVTMELGGKSPLIICPDADLDLAADIAMMANFYSSGQVCTNGTRVFIPNERKAEFEAKILARIPYIHMGDPLDPKTNFGPVSSFSHMEKVLHFIELGKQEGARLLSGGGRAQEEHLAHGAYVQPTVFTDCHDDMAIVREEIFGPVMSILGYETEQEVIERANKTVYGLAAGVVSPNLATAHRVIHQIQAGICWINTWGESPAEMPVGGYKHSGVGRENGLVTLQHYTQTKSIQVELSPFQSVFSQ